One genomic region from Acidobacteriota bacterium encodes:
- a CDS encoding amino acid racemase: MTKHIGIVACSTEGAALCYRTISLVGAELMGRHAHPQISLHSHPLSEYMKCIDADSWQGVANLMLSSTHKVAQTGADFAICPDNTIHQALDFFKETSPISWLHIAEEVGAEANRRGFKRLAILGTKYLMEGPVYPSRLEPLGLEYRIPNLEERIRINDHIFDELVYGRLTDEARAFFVKVITRLQNEEGCDAAVLGCTEIPLLISDADSPVPTLDSTRLLARAAVQHALQ; encoded by the coding sequence ATGACCAAACACATTGGAATTGTTGCCTGCAGCACTGAGGGGGCTGCGCTCTGTTATCGAACCATTAGCCTTGTGGGTGCTGAGTTGATGGGTCGCCACGCCCATCCACAAATTTCACTGCATTCCCATCCACTCAGTGAATATATGAAGTGCATTGACGCTGATAGCTGGCAGGGCGTCGCCAACCTGATGCTCTCTTCAACCCACAAAGTCGCCCAAACCGGCGCTGACTTTGCCATTTGCCCAGATAACACCATCCATCAGGCACTTGATTTCTTCAAAGAAACCTCGCCGATTTCCTGGCTGCATATTGCCGAAGAAGTCGGCGCCGAAGCCAACCGACGTGGATTCAAGCGCCTGGCCATTCTCGGCACGAAATATCTGATGGAAGGCCCGGTCTATCCGAGCCGATTAGAACCGCTCGGCCTCGAATACCGCATTCCAAATCTGGAAGAACGCATCCGCATCAACGATCACATTTTTGATGAACTGGTGTATGGACGCCTGACTGATGAAGCCCGTGCTTTTTTTGTGAAGGTGATTACGCGGCTTCAAAATGAAGAGGGTTGTGATGCGGCAGTGCTGGGATGCACGGAAATTCCGCTTCTGATCAGCGATGCTGATTCGCCGGTGCCAACGCTGGATTCAACCCGGTTGCTGGCCAGAGCAGCAGTCCAACACGCGCTTCAGTGA